One ANME-2 cluster archaeon genomic region harbors:
- a CDS encoding Trm112 family protein: MKHELMEILCCPMCKGDLVLTIDEEDDKEIIKGSLFCGKCNEHYPIEDGIPNMLPPDLRE, translated from the coding sequence ATGAAACATGAATTAATGGAAATCTTATGCTGTCCAATGTGCAAGGGTGATTTAGTGCTTACAATAGATGAAGAGGACGATAAAGAGATAATCAAAGGATCTCTTTTCTGTGGGAAATGCAATGAACATTACCCGATCGAGGATGGCATTCCCAACATGTTACCTCCCGATTTAAGGGAATAA
- a CDS encoding DsrE family protein, with product MTEINRVLLLLKNMVYESTSPQETVRFAKYYRKKGLDVMVVLWGPMGVLLGKKDKYGAQAYDKSVNDCIDMGVRFKCCDLACSMMGICNYDLIEGIEIVESYEVAEMFLEYQKDGQLIISL from the coding sequence ATGACAGAGATTAATCGTGTCTTGCTGCTCTTGAAAAATATGGTCTATGAGAGCACCAGTCCCCAGGAGACCGTCAGGTTCGCAAAATACTATCGAAAAAAAGGGCTTGATGTTATGGTGGTATTGTGGGGGCCTATGGGTGTGCTGCTGGGTAAGAAGGATAAGTATGGGGCCCAGGCGTATGATAAATCTGTTAATGACTGCATAGATATGGGAGTCAGGTTCAAATGTTGTGATCTGGCATGTTCAATGATGGGGATATGCAATTATGATTTGATAGAGGGGATTGAAATTGTGGAGTCATATGAAGTGGCTGAAATGTTCCTGGAATATCAAAAGGATGGTCAGCTTATAATAAGTTTATAG
- a CDS encoding DUF504 domain-containing protein, translated as MHTIKSRKSRDILNEIKWKGLDINHCTIYYIHRGAPGDTKAIPGSSLRIIGRSFFETTDGTSIPYHRILRIYHDGIRVYEKK; from the coding sequence ATGCACACTATAAAATCGAGAAAATCCAGGGATATCCTTAACGAGATCAAATGGAAAGGATTGGATATCAACCATTGTACCATATACTATATACACAGAGGCGCACCAGGCGACACAAAAGCAATACCAGGGTCATCTCTTAGAATCATTGGCAGGTCTTTTTTCGAGACTACGGACGGTACATCAATCCCATATCACAGGATATTAAGAATCTATCATGACGGGATAAGAGTCTACGAGAAAAAATGA
- a CDS encoding aspartate carbamoyltransferase regulatory subunit yields the protein MSAEKELRVRPIHNGTVIDRILAGQAMNVLKILGIKGAYSEVVTMAMNVPSKALGHKDIVKIENRELEEKELDKISLISPGATINIIRDFEVADKYQVELPEMVESMVKCINPNCISNTNEPVTSKFKVKKDPIQLRCIYCENIIIENIAEHLL from the coding sequence ATGAGTGCTGAAAAAGAATTGAGGGTGCGACCCATTCACAACGGTACTGTCATTGACCGCATATTGGCTGGACAGGCCATGAACGTACTTAAGATACTGGGGATAAAAGGTGCATATAGTGAAGTTGTAACCATGGCTATGAATGTTCCCAGCAAGGCACTTGGACATAAGGATATAGTTAAGATAGAGAACAGGGAACTGGAAGAAAAAGAATTGGACAAGATATCATTGATATCTCCCGGGGCCACTATCAATATTATCCGGGATTTCGAAGTGGCAGATAAATACCAGGTAGAACTGCCGGAAATGGTGGAAAGTATGGTGAAGTGCATCAATCCCAATTGTATATCGAACACAAATGAACCTGTTACCTCAAAGTTCAAAGTAAAAAAAGACCCTATACAATTGAGATGCATTTATTGTGAAAATATTATTATTGAAAACATAGCCGAGCATCTGCTATGA
- a CDS encoding CBS domain-containing protein has protein sequence MELTPIQKEILTALINLYRKQKTAVKGENIAEIINRNPGTVRNQMQSLKALGLVEGVPGPKGGYKATGATYQELSIVEMDKEVVVPIYKNQQYLENLTAAEISFTTVRHPDTCNGIIRILGDIRDFDTGDIIQVGPTPVNKLVVRGKIMGRDDSSNALLFSITEMVSLPKSPIKDLVPDKTIIVPASSTIQEAARIFTRNDIHGAPVEDKGNIVGIITYSDIGRTLASGKMNLKVREIMTREIISVDGNTPLYDVVKVFDENKVGRLIITDGGRHIGIISKTDVLHEMILH, from the coding sequence ATGGAACTTACACCTATTCAGAAGGAAATTTTAACTGCTTTAATTAATCTTTATCGCAAGCAAAAAACAGCTGTTAAAGGGGAAAATATAGCAGAGATCATCAACCGTAACCCGGGCACGGTCAGGAACCAGATGCAATCGCTAAAGGCATTGGGGCTTGTTGAAGGTGTACCCGGGCCGAAAGGTGGTTATAAAGCCACAGGTGCTACCTACCAGGAGTTAAGTATTGTTGAAATGGATAAAGAGGTAGTGGTACCTATATATAAAAACCAGCAGTATCTGGAGAATTTAACTGCTGCTGAGATTAGTTTTACCACTGTACGCCATCCTGACACCTGTAACGGTATTATCCGCATACTCGGGGATATCCGTGATTTCGATACAGGTGATATCATACAGGTAGGTCCCACTCCTGTTAATAAACTTGTTGTACGCGGAAAGATAATGGGGCGGGACGATTCATCCAATGCGTTGCTGTTCTCTATCACAGAGATGGTTTCGCTGCCAAAAAGCCCTATAAAGGATCTTGTACCTGATAAGACCATAATCGTTCCTGCCAGTTCCACTATCCAGGAAGCAGCAAGGATATTCACCAGGAATGATATTCATGGTGCGCCAGTGGAAGATAAGGGCAATATAGTGGGTATAATCACATATTCAGATATTGGTAGAACACTTGCCAGCGGAAAGATGAACCTAAAGGTCAGGGAGATCATGACACGGGAGATTATTTCAGTGGATGGCAATACACCACTCTATGACGTTGTCAAGGTCTTTGATGAAAATAAGGTGGGAAGACTCATAATCACCGATGGCGGCAGACATATAGGGATTATCAGTAAGACTGATGTACTCCATGAGATGATACTTCATTAG